The Vicia villosa cultivar HV-30 ecotype Madison, WI unplaced genomic scaffold, Vvil1.0 ctg.001572F_1_1, whole genome shotgun sequence genome contains a region encoding:
- the LOC131635851 gene encoding LOB domain-containing protein 1-like, with protein sequence MESKSTTSDTCSVPLSHNSSTSSNSNSPPQAVVVLSPCAACKILRRRCSADKCVLAPYFPPTDPAKFTIAHRVFGASNIIKFLQELPEARRADAVTSMVYEASARIRDPVYGCAGAICQLQKQVNELQAQLAKSQAEVVNMQLQQANLVALFCMSQSEQESPQQSMDEFIQSPMQSGGYGIGLNFLEENNSLNSLWEPLWT encoded by the exons atgGAAAGTAAAAGTACTACTAGTGACACATGCTCTGTTCCACTTTCTCATAACTCTTCAACTTCATCTAACTCTAACTCTCCTCCACAAGCTGTTGTTGTTTTGAGCCCTTGTGCTGCTTGCAAGATTTTGAGGAGAAGATGTTCTGCTGATAAATGTGTTTTGGCTCCTTATTTTCCTCCTACTGATCCTGCCAAGTTTACCATTGCTCATAGAGTCTTTGGTGCTAGCAATATCATCAAATTCTTACAG GAACTGCCTGAGGCTCGAAGAGCGGATGCAGTAACGAGCATGGTTTATGAGGCGAGTGCGAGAATTAGAGATCCTGTTTATGGTTGTGCCGGAGCAATTTGTCAGCTACAAAAGCAGGTGAATGAGCTTCAAGCACAATTGGCGAAATCGCAAGCGGAGGTTGTAAACATGCAACTCCAACAAGCGAATCTTGTGGCTTTATTTTGCATGTCACAAAGTGAACAAGAGTCACCACAGCAATCTATGGATGAGTTCATTCAAAGTCCTATGCAGAGTGGTGGCTATGGAATTGGTTTGAACTTTCTTGAGGAGAATAATAGTCTAAATTCATTGTGGGAGCCACTTTGGACATGA
- the LOC131635853 gene encoding uncharacterized protein LOC131635853, protein MARISTLYLLAYNSFQAIGWAVSLAIILLNLLSTSSVTGTFASAGTLICFLQCAAFLEVIHGAIGLVPSGVLLPMLQWSGRTHFVLAIVRGIPEVQELPSVFITFLAWSIGEVIRYSHYAFSCSGNCPSWITYIRYTAFIVMYPLGVFPGEIWAMYQALPIIKKNNIYADSFSSLPFSYYDFLKVVIVVYPFLWFKLYLHLFKQRRSKLYKRHDKKRA, encoded by the exons ATGGCTCGTATTTCAACACTTTATCTCCTCGCTTACAACTCTTTTCAAGCAATTGGATG GGCCGTTTCGTTAGCCATCATTTTGCTCAATCTTCTCTCCACTTCCTCCGTTACCGGAACTTTTGCTTCCGCCGGAACCTTAATTT GTTTTCTGCAATGTGCTGCATTCTTGGAAGTTATACACGGTGCCATCG GACTGGTTCCCAGTGGAGTGTTGCTTCCTATGCTGCAATGGTCAGGAAggacacactttgtgcttgccaTTGTTAGGGGAATTCCTGAG GTCCAGGAGTTACCTTctgtttttatcacttttcttgcATGGAGCATAGGCGAG GTCATTAGATATTCACATTATGCTTTCAGTTGCTCGGGAAACTGTCCTTCTTGGATCACTTACATCAG GTACACTGCGTTTATCGTGATGTATCCTTTGGGAGTGTTTCCTGGAGAAA TATGGGCTATGTACCAGGCGCTTCCAATTATAAAGAAGAATAATATCTATGCAGATTCCTTTTCAAGCCTCCCATTTAGTTATTATGATTTTCTTAAG GTCGTAATTGTAGTTTATCCATTCCTCTGGTTCAAACTATACCTGCATTTGTTCAAGCAGCGGCGTTCAAAACTTTATAAACGCCATGACAAGAAAAGAGCATAA